A DNA window from Rhinolophus sinicus isolate RSC01 linkage group LG10, ASM3656204v1, whole genome shotgun sequence contains the following coding sequences:
- the ANAPC13 gene encoding anaphase-promoting complex subunit 13 → MDSEVQRDGRILDLIDDAWREDKLPYEDVAIPLNELPEPEQDNGGTTESVKEQEMKWTDLALQYLHENVPPIGN, encoded by the exons ATGGACAGTGAGGTACAGAGAGACGGAAGGATCCTGGATTTGATTGACGATGCTTGGCGAGAAGATAAGCTGCCTTACGAGGATGTTGCGATACCACTG AATGAGCTTCCCGAACCTGAGCAGGACAACGGTGGCACCACAGAATCTGttaaagaacaagaaatgaaGTGGACTGACTTGGCCTTACAGTACCTCCATGAGAACGTTCCCCCCATAGGAAACTGA